In Phragmites australis chromosome 17, lpPhrAust1.1, whole genome shotgun sequence, the following are encoded in one genomic region:
- the LOC133897622 gene encoding uncharacterized protein LOC133897622 isoform X1: protein MPQEGKGKKVASLPEKKDVSNKAGATIMREAEESKSLVARMEAMAGQELREYMLQKKATLRSQVKATIKKLLRKDKPKKKKRTRMSPILGAVLKFHKDDDVDPAAAGASA from the exons ATGCCTCAAGAAGGTAAGGGAAAGAAGGTGGCGTCTTTGCCAGAAAAGAAAGATGTTTCCAACAAAGCAGGTGCGACCATAATGAGAGAAGCAGAGGAATCCAAATCTTTG GTGGCCAGGATGGAAGCAATGGCGGGCCAAGAACTGAGGGAGTACATGTTACAAAAGAAAGCTACACTTCGGAGCCAGGTGAAAGCAACAATTAAGAAG CTTCTGCGGAAAGAcaagccgaagaagaagaagagaacaaGGATGAGTCCAATCTTAGGCGCCGTGCTCAAATTTCATAAGGATGATGACGTGGACCCTGCAGCTGCAGGAGCTTCTGCAtaa
- the LOC133897622 gene encoding uncharacterized protein LOC133897622 isoform X2, whose product MHTAVCSSFNLTKVARMEAMAGQELREYMLQKKATLRSQVKATIKKLLRKDKPKKKKRTRMSPILGAVLKFHKDDDVDPAAAGASA is encoded by the exons ATGCACACCGCCGTCTGTTCCAGCTTTAATCTTACGAAG GTGGCCAGGATGGAAGCAATGGCGGGCCAAGAACTGAGGGAGTACATGTTACAAAAGAAAGCTACACTTCGGAGCCAGGTGAAAGCAACAATTAAGAAG CTTCTGCGGAAAGAcaagccgaagaagaagaagagaacaaGGATGAGTCCAATCTTAGGCGCCGTGCTCAAATTTCATAAGGATGATGACGTGGACCCTGCAGCTGCAGGAGCTTCTGCAtaa